A window from Elusimicrobiaceae bacterium encodes these proteins:
- the dnaB gene encoding replicative DNA helicase, which produces MPQTNLLEERIPPQAIDAEMAVLGSMLLESDAVERALDILKPEHFYKDIHQKIFSAMKALADKGRAIDLITLTEELKTQNLLVQVGGELYLTDLINKVSTTAHVEHYANIVYKKFLVRDLIKTATSLVQQCYKEEEEPEKLIDIAQEQIFKLSQKQDLKGFVSSKDLAVEVMEMIEKAHLDKNPVKGVPTGFSEFDYKTGGFRKSDLIILGARPSQGKTALALNIAHHACVNAGFPTAIFSLEMGRHSIYERMLCSAAMAEVHQVRNGYFPRSKWKDLTRELARLAEAPLFIDDTPGITITELRMRARRLANELAKQGKNLGLIIIDYLQLIRSSGRIESRQQEVSEISRMLKELARNLNVPVLALSQLSRKNEDKTRVDNKPQLSDLRESGSIEQDADVVALIHREGYYKRDDESLKRKATLIIAKQRNGPVGDIDLNFISEYTLFTNPARDPESMGPMEEGVMTLPE; this is translated from the coding sequence ATGCCCCAAACCAATTTATTAGAAGAAAGAATTCCGCCCCAAGCCATTGACGCGGAAATGGCCGTGTTGGGTTCTATGCTTTTAGAATCCGATGCAGTGGAACGTGCCTTGGATATTTTGAAACCGGAGCATTTTTATAAGGACATTCACCAAAAGATTTTTTCCGCTATGAAAGCATTGGCCGATAAAGGACGGGCCATTGACTTAATTACGTTGACCGAAGAATTAAAAACGCAAAATTTGTTAGTACAGGTGGGGGGCGAACTGTATTTAACGGATTTGATCAATAAAGTGTCCACCACCGCCCACGTGGAACATTATGCCAATATCGTCTATAAGAAATTTTTGGTGCGGGATTTAATTAAAACAGCCACCAGTTTGGTGCAACAATGCTACAAAGAGGAAGAAGAACCGGAGAAATTGATTGATATTGCTCAGGAACAAATTTTCAAACTGAGTCAAAAGCAGGATTTGAAGGGTTTCGTGTCTTCTAAAGATCTAGCGGTAGAAGTCATGGAGATGATCGAAAAGGCCCATTTGGACAAAAATCCCGTCAAAGGGGTGCCGACCGGTTTTTCTGAGTTTGACTATAAAACAGGCGGTTTCCGCAAATCGGATTTAATTATTTTAGGGGCTCGCCCCAGTCAGGGAAAAACCGCTTTGGCGTTAAACATTGCTCACCATGCGTGCGTCAATGCCGGTTTCCCGACCGCTATTTTTTCCTTAGAAATGGGACGTCACTCTATTTACGAGCGTATGTTATGCTCGGCGGCCATGGCCGAGGTGCATCAGGTACGCAATGGTTATTTTCCGCGTAGCAAATGGAAAGATTTAACGCGTGAGTTGGCTCGTTTGGCCGAGGCGCCCTTGTTTATTGATGATACGCCGGGTATTACGATTACGGAATTACGTATGCGTGCGCGCCGCTTGGCCAATGAACTAGCCAAACAAGGCAAGAATTTGGGGCTTATTATCATTGATTATTTGCAACTTATCCGTTCTTCGGGCCGTATCGAAAGCCGCCAACAGGAAGTGTCTGAAATTTCGCGTATGCTTAAAGAATTAGCCCGTAATTTGAATGTACCGGTGCTGGCTTTGTCCCAATTAAGCCGTAAAAATGAAGACAAAACCCGCGTAGATAATAAACCGCAACTTTCTGACTTGCGCGAATCTGGTTCTATTGAACAAGATGCCGATGTGGTGGCTTTAATTCACCGGGAAGGATATTACAAAAGAGACGATGAATCCCTCAAGCGCAAAGCTACGTTAATTATTGCCAAGCAGCGTAACGGGCCGGTGGGAGATATTGATTTGAATTTTATCAGCGAATATACATTGTTTACCAATCCCGCGCGGGATCCAGAATCCATGGGTCCGATGGAAGAAGGGGTTATGACATTACCGGAGTAA
- the alr gene encoding alanine racemase: MEIPCLRPTWVDINLSAYERNLQKIRQKIGPDVKLLALLKANAYGHGALELGRFAERKNLCQFFGVASVEEGIALRQGGITLPILVLGSLYPFEAFEYAIAYDLSVAIASVEAAQAVKKAARKLGKKARCHVKQDSGMGRIGTRRGGVVKILETLQGDEWIELEGLFTHLSSVDSDKAYTEEQIGYFRDTMTHVRLNHIPVRLCHMAASPAIELRPDTYCDMVRAGHASFGLADSFEPILSLKSRIVFAKDVPAGASISYNRSFRAPQAMRVATIPVGYGDGYLRALSNKAEVLIGGQRCRVLGNITMDMCMVDISHVPQAHVGEEVVLIGRQGKEQILARELAEKAGTIDYEITTLLMARVPRFYREEI, encoded by the coding sequence GTGGAAATTCCTTGCTTGCGCCCGACATGGGTCGATATTAATCTGAGTGCTTACGAGCGTAACTTGCAGAAGATCCGGCAGAAGATTGGACCGGATGTAAAGCTACTGGCTTTGCTCAAGGCCAATGCGTACGGACATGGCGCCTTGGAATTGGGGCGCTTTGCGGAGCGGAAAAATTTGTGCCAGTTTTTTGGAGTGGCCTCCGTAGAAGAAGGCATTGCCTTGCGCCAAGGGGGAATTACACTTCCGATCTTGGTGTTGGGGAGCTTGTATCCATTTGAAGCGTTCGAATATGCCATTGCGTATGATTTATCTGTAGCTATTGCCAGTGTAGAAGCGGCACAAGCTGTTAAAAAAGCGGCGCGTAAACTGGGTAAAAAAGCTCGTTGCCACGTCAAGCAAGATAGCGGTATGGGGCGTATCGGAACGCGTCGTGGCGGTGTAGTCAAAATACTAGAAACTTTGCAAGGCGATGAATGGATTGAGCTGGAAGGTTTATTTACCCATTTGTCCAGTGTGGACAGCGACAAAGCCTATACAGAAGAACAAATCGGTTATTTCCGCGATACTATGACTCATGTGCGGCTCAATCATATTCCGGTCCGGTTGTGCCATATGGCGGCTTCACCGGCCATTGAGTTGCGGCCGGATACTTACTGTGATATGGTGCGTGCCGGGCATGCTTCGTTTGGGCTGGCGGATTCTTTTGAGCCGATTTTATCTTTGAAAAGTCGTATTGTATTTGCGAAAGATGTGCCGGCAGGAGCCAGTATTAGCTACAACCGCAGTTTCCGTGCACCGCAGGCGATGCGGGTGGCTACCATTCCGGTAGGATATGGCGATGGATATTTGCGGGCTTTGTCTAATAAAGCAGAAGTGCTCATTGGGGGGCAACGTTGCCGTGTGCTGGGCAATATCACTATGGATATGTGTATGGTAGATATTTCACATGTGCCACAAGCCCATGTAGGAGAGGAAGTGGTCCTTATCGGCCGGCAAGGAAAAGAGCAAATTTTGGCGCGGGAACTGGCTGAAAAGGCAGGTACGATTGACTATGAAATCACCACCTTACTCATGGCACGCGTGCCGCGTTTTTATCGGGAAGAAATATGA
- a CDS encoding ABC transporter permease, with protein MITAIGKTVDSWMTQMGQATQMVRSVLFWLAHARFEFKQFVLQSVVIGVDSFGVTALTSLFTGMVLALQGGNTIGNIFGDPIYVGTLVTFSLIRELGPVLTAVVVSGRAGAAVTAHIGTMAVTEQLDALYTLGTNPTQYLVIPRMAAFLLTIPILTIFSNIFGVFGGYLVAVYALGIPGEVYMTDVTSFMGVSDFMHGFLKSFVFAFLVATVCCYKGISTRGGAEGVGKSTTGAVVTCIVMILVLDYFLTAILTAFKI; from the coding sequence ATGATAACAGCCATTGGCAAAACAGTAGATAGTTGGATGACACAAATGGGCCAGGCCACTCAAATGGTACGCTCTGTACTGTTTTGGCTGGCGCATGCACGGTTTGAGTTCAAACAATTCGTGTTGCAGAGTGTGGTCATAGGGGTGGATTCTTTCGGCGTAACGGCATTAACCAGTTTGTTTACCGGTATGGTGTTGGCACTGCAGGGTGGAAATACGATTGGTAATATCTTCGGAGACCCTATCTATGTAGGTACGTTAGTTACCTTCTCACTAATTCGCGAATTAGGGCCGGTATTGACGGCTGTAGTCGTTTCCGGTCGGGCCGGCGCGGCGGTAACGGCACACATCGGCACTATGGCGGTAACGGAACAATTGGATGCGTTGTACACATTAGGAACTAATCCGACGCAATACTTGGTCATTCCCCGAATGGCGGCCTTCTTATTAACGATTCCTATTTTGACCATATTTTCAAACATTTTCGGTGTGTTCGGCGGATATTTGGTGGCGGTGTATGCACTAGGGATACCCGGAGAAGTATACATGACGGATGTCACTTCTTTTATGGGCGTGTCCGACTTTATGCACGGGTTTTTGAAATCTTTTGTTTTTGCCTTTTTGGTGGCTACCGTTTGCTGCTACAAAGGGATTAGTACCCGCGGCGGTGCCGAAGGGGTAGGAAAATCTACCACGGGAGCTGTTGTAACTTGTATTGTAATGATTTTGGTGTTGGATTACTTTTTAACAGCTATTTTGACAGCTTTTAAGATATGA
- a CDS encoding ABC transporter ATP-binding protein: MIEIKHLEKAYGERKVLQDVNLKIEDGKVTTILGGSGSGKSTLIKCLMRLHNATSGQILVNGRDITKVSDPMRLAVIRRHFGYLFQEGALFDSMTVGENVAFGLSYLTDIPREKYPAIVKEKLAMVGLKEDVALLNPSELSGGMRKRVSLARVLAVSPKCILYDEPTTGLDPIMSDIISDLILEMKHKLGITSVVITHDMHSAFKISDYIAFLYEGRVMLYGTPEDFRNTDNPYVRQFVDGSSHGPIQMKLRD, encoded by the coding sequence ATGATTGAAATTAAACATTTGGAAAAAGCGTACGGCGAGCGCAAAGTATTGCAGGATGTAAACCTGAAAATAGAGGATGGAAAAGTCACTACTATTTTAGGCGGATCCGGCTCGGGTAAAAGTACGTTGATTAAATGTTTAATGCGTTTGCACAACGCCACCAGCGGACAAATTTTAGTCAATGGACGTGACATTACCAAAGTGTCAGATCCCATGCGTTTGGCAGTCATCCGGCGTCATTTTGGATATTTGTTCCAAGAAGGCGCTTTGTTTGACTCTATGACTGTAGGGGAAAATGTAGCTTTTGGCTTGTCTTATTTAACAGATATTCCGAGAGAAAAATATCCGGCTATTGTCAAAGAAAAGCTGGCTATGGTAGGTTTGAAAGAGGATGTTGCTCTGTTAAATCCGTCTGAGTTATCAGGCGGCATGCGCAAACGTGTCAGTTTGGCGCGGGTATTGGCAGTCAGCCCGAAATGTATTTTGTATGACGAACCCACCACCGGATTGGATCCGATTATGTCGGATATTATTAGCGATTTGATTTTAGAGATGAAGCATAAATTAGGCATTACATCCGTAGTGATTACGCATGATATGCATTCTGCTTTTAAGATTTCCGATTATATCGCTTTTTTGTATGAAGGACGCGTGATGTTGTATGGCACGCCGGAAGATTTTAGAAACACCGATAATCCGTATGTGCGGCAGTTTGTGGATGGAAGCAGCCACGGGCCGATTCAAATGAAATTACGGGATTAA
- a CDS encoding MCE family protein, with translation MKPETKLGIFTVLGLAVLGFSLYILGGFSISRNYEVNVEFADVSGLPVKAAVKLSGVEVGKVKHIKIEGDKVIVVAAINEGVPLYKGAQFSVVMTGIIGTKYVKVVQGNAALGRIEPGDYVRGMDEKPMDEQIASTMQSVRQLVDSINNQGQFGAQLNDAMRDIRQLSANVNQLVMTMRPYISASMQNLEQITEKLNAVMDSITNEEGVLGAVIKDKEMKEQVKQSVSELKETMTEVKSFVGKMSRFRVYWDFDMFYAPNSGVASSDLALEIFPSSGYTYYRVGIANAGNKDDKLDEKDYLERNKLDVRLGLYNQWANVSAGIIRGAGGLALEVKPFYDHEFLQRFTAGVEFSDFGRDRVINNRQFNKPNLSYGVDYRVSKYFSVGAWMRDTLEINEFNVKANISFNDQDISSFFGFATMAR, from the coding sequence ATGAAACCAGAAACGAAATTGGGTATTTTTACAGTACTGGGACTAGCAGTCTTGGGGTTCTCTTTGTATATATTGGGCGGATTTTCTATTTCACGCAACTATGAGGTGAATGTAGAATTTGCCGATGTATCAGGCTTGCCGGTAAAAGCCGCTGTTAAATTATCCGGCGTGGAAGTAGGAAAAGTAAAGCATATCAAAATTGAAGGGGATAAAGTTATCGTAGTAGCGGCGATTAATGAAGGGGTGCCGTTATACAAAGGAGCTCAATTTTCTGTAGTCATGACGGGGATTATCGGCACAAAGTATGTAAAAGTGGTACAAGGCAATGCCGCTCTGGGGCGGATAGAGCCCGGTGACTATGTGCGGGGAATGGATGAGAAACCGATGGACGAACAAATTGCCAGCACCATGCAAAGTGTCCGCCAACTGGTAGACAGTATTAATAATCAAGGCCAATTTGGAGCTCAACTCAATGATGCCATGCGCGACATTCGCCAACTCTCTGCTAACGTCAATCAATTGGTAATGACCATGCGCCCTTATATTTCTGCTTCCATGCAAAACTTGGAGCAAATTACCGAAAAATTAAATGCCGTTATGGATAGTATTACCAACGAAGAAGGGGTGCTGGGAGCGGTCATTAAAGATAAAGAAATGAAAGAGCAGGTTAAACAAAGTGTCAGCGAGCTTAAAGAAACCATGACGGAAGTGAAAAGTTTTGTGGGCAAGATGAGCCGTTTCCGCGTGTATTGGGATTTTGATATGTTTTATGCTCCCAATTCTGGAGTAGCCAGCAGTGATTTGGCCTTAGAGATTTTCCCGTCTAGTGGTTACACGTACTACCGGGTGGGTATCGCTAATGCGGGTAATAAAGATGATAAATTAGACGAAAAAGATTATTTGGAGCGCAATAAATTGGACGTTCGTCTTGGCTTATACAACCAATGGGCCAATGTGTCAGCTGGTATTATACGCGGTGCCGGCGGATTGGCATTGGAAGTCAAACCGTTTTATGATCACGAATTTTTACAGCGTTTTACGGCGGGTGTTGAATTTAGTGATTTCGGACGTGACCGCGTGATTAATAACCGCCAATTTAATAAACCCAATTTGTCTTACGGGGTGGATTACCGCGTGAGTAAATACTTCTCCGTGGGCGCTTGGATGCGCGATACGTTGGAAATCAATGAGTTTAATGTGAAGGCCAATATCTCGTTTAATGACCAAGATATATCTTCTTTCTTTGGTTTTGCCACGATGGCTAGGTAA
- the radA gene encoding DNA repair protein RadA codes for MKFKTVFVCQKCGYESVKWAGKCPDCGEWNSLVEEVKAQESKRETRTRSFTDFSSEIVKLADSRSVQEERIPTGIGEFDRLLGGGLVKGQLTLLAGAPGIGKSTLMLQVADALAKQRKVLYISGEESINQISGRAERLGAKNENIYLHCETNIQKIIESVDKVNPDVLVLDSIQTVYHPEFTSSAGTIGQVRECAAELVRLCKPKGIITFVLGHVTKDGELAGPKILEHMVDCVLYFDTEKDNILRLLRPHKNRFGSTSEIGLFKMTSHGLEGVENAGEYFAQTSAQQALKGRAYTLALEGSRPLLTEVQALASPTHYPYPRRVVTGMDLNRCLMLFAALEKHVGLSLDNKDIYVSIAGGVKFKDPALDLAVCAAIISSVKEVPVPHDWLFLAEVGILGQIAKVPLIDRRLEEAQRLGFKKVFTAPVSKSEKQKLTALSLQEIREINELALKLR; via the coding sequence ATGAAATTTAAAACGGTGTTTGTTTGTCAAAAGTGTGGGTATGAGTCTGTTAAATGGGCGGGGAAATGTCCGGACTGTGGAGAATGGAACAGTTTGGTGGAAGAAGTAAAGGCCCAAGAAAGCAAGCGAGAAACCCGCACGCGCAGTTTTACGGATTTTTCTTCCGAAATTGTTAAATTGGCAGACAGCCGGTCTGTGCAAGAAGAGCGTATCCCCACCGGAATCGGCGAGTTTGACCGTCTGTTAGGCGGCGGACTGGTAAAAGGTCAGTTGACCTTGCTAGCCGGAGCACCGGGGATTGGCAAAAGCACTTTAATGCTACAAGTAGCAGATGCGTTGGCTAAGCAGCGAAAGGTGTTGTATATCTCCGGTGAAGAGAGCATTAATCAAATCTCCGGCAGGGCTGAGCGTCTAGGTGCGAAGAATGAAAATATCTACCTGCATTGTGAAACCAATATACAAAAGATTATTGAATCGGTAGATAAGGTCAATCCGGATGTGCTGGTGCTGGATTCTATTCAAACGGTGTATCATCCGGAGTTTACTTCTTCGGCCGGTACAATCGGGCAGGTGCGCGAATGTGCCGCAGAATTGGTGCGCTTGTGCAAACCCAAAGGGATTATTACTTTTGTACTCGGACATGTAACTAAAGACGGGGAATTGGCAGGACCGAAGATTTTGGAACACATGGTGGATTGTGTGCTATATTTTGATACGGAAAAAGACAATATATTACGCTTGCTCCGTCCTCATAAAAACCGTTTTGGTTCCACTTCGGAAATTGGTCTTTTTAAAATGACGAGCCATGGCTTGGAAGGCGTAGAGAATGCGGGGGAGTATTTTGCGCAAACCTCTGCCCAGCAAGCTCTGAAAGGACGTGCCTATACCTTAGCCTTAGAAGGCTCGCGCCCCTTGCTTACAGAAGTACAAGCATTGGCCAGCCCTACGCATTATCCTTATCCGCGCCGTGTGGTGACGGGGATGGACTTAAACCGCTGCTTGATGTTATTTGCCGCCCTTGAGAAACATGTGGGACTGAGTTTAGATAATAAAGACATCTATGTCAGCATTGCCGGAGGGGTGAAGTTCAAAGATCCGGCTTTAGATTTGGCAGTTTGTGCCGCGATTATCAGCTCTGTAAAAGAAGTGCCGGTGCCGCACGATTGGCTTTTCTTGGCAGAAGTAGGTATTTTGGGACAAATTGCCAAAGTCCCTCTGATAGACCGCCGCTTGGAAGAGGCCCAACGCTTGGGATTTAAGAAGGTGTTCACGGCCCCCGTTTCTAAGAGCGAAAAACAAAAATTGACTGCGCTTTCCCTGCAAGAAATCCGCGAAATTAATGAGCTGGCTCTTAAGCTACGCTAA
- a CDS encoding terminase family protein: protein MKRSVKNTCEIVIPYKPRYPQTLIHQALESHRFCVLVTHRQMGKTVCAVNHLLKSALQNPRPAARYFYVAPFLKQAKMIAWDYMKRFATPLPQVKLCETELSVQLPTGAKIWLLGADNPDALRGTYADGVVLDEYAQIKPDVFYEIIRPMLLSREGWALFTGTPKGQNQFYELYNHALLSAQTNPSLWWCGVFRADETGVISAAELEEIRRHTPEHLFRQEYLCDFTADAEDVLIPVSLVSEACQRTYGSADIAHAPKIIGVDPARFGMDRSVIFRRQGLQAFMPEVLQKVDQMTLAAHVAAHIQSFHPDAVFVDAGCGGGVIDRLRQLGFEVTEVAFGAAALKSGQYVNKRTEMWNDMRQWLLEGGALPARGDLKADLCSLRYDFDAAGKMRLESKENLKARTGHSPDLADALALTFAFPVGRKTEQRAFAKTEYEVI from the coding sequence ATGAAACGTTCGGTCAAAAATACCTGTGAAATTGTAATTCCTTATAAGCCGCGTTATCCGCAAACGCTGATTCATCAGGCTTTAGAAAGTCACCGTTTTTGTGTGTTAGTTACGCATCGTCAAATGGGAAAAACCGTCTGTGCGGTAAATCATTTGCTCAAGAGTGCATTACAAAATCCGCGTCCGGCCGCGCGTTATTTTTATGTAGCTCCTTTTTTGAAACAAGCCAAAATGATTGCTTGGGATTATATGAAGCGTTTTGCGACTCCTTTGCCACAAGTAAAACTTTGCGAAACGGAACTAAGTGTGCAATTACCGACGGGGGCAAAAATTTGGCTGTTGGGAGCGGATAATCCGGATGCCTTGCGCGGTACGTATGCCGATGGCGTTGTGCTGGATGAATATGCCCAAATAAAACCGGATGTATTTTATGAAATTATCCGTCCCATGTTGCTCTCAAGAGAAGGGTGGGCCTTGTTTACGGGCACGCCAAAGGGGCAGAATCAATTTTACGAACTATATAATCACGCCTTGCTATCCGCTCAAACAAATCCGTCATTATGGTGGTGCGGAGTGTTCCGTGCCGATGAGACAGGGGTGATTTCGGCCGCGGAACTGGAAGAAATCCGTCGGCATACGCCGGAACATTTATTTCGGCAGGAGTATTTATGTGATTTTACGGCAGACGCGGAAGATGTATTAATTCCGGTCAGTTTGGTGTCTGAGGCGTGCCAACGTACTTATGGTTCTGCCGATATCGCCCACGCTCCTAAAATTATCGGAGTAGATCCGGCCCGTTTTGGGATGGACCGGAGTGTAATTTTCCGTCGGCAAGGTTTGCAGGCCTTTATGCCGGAGGTATTGCAAAAAGTAGATCAAATGACTTTAGCAGCTCATGTGGCGGCGCATATACAATCCTTTCATCCGGATGCAGTTTTTGTGGACGCCGGTTGCGGCGGTGGGGTCATTGACCGTTTGCGTCAGCTGGGATTTGAAGTGACAGAGGTCGCTTTTGGAGCGGCCGCCTTAAAGAGCGGACAGTATGTCAATAAACGTACAGAGATGTGGAATGATATGCGGCAATGGTTGCTAGAAGGGGGCGCTTTGCCTGCAAGGGGAGATTTGAAGGCGGACTTGTGTTCCTTGCGTTATGATTTTGATGCCGCCGGAAAAATGCGCTTGGAAAGTAAAGAAAACTTAAAAGCGCGTACGGGCCACAGCCCGGATTTAGCAGACGCGCTTGCCTTAACTTTTGCGTTTCCGGTAGGGAGGAAAACAGAGCAACGTGCTTTTGCAAAAACAGAGTATGAAGTGATTTGA
- a CDS encoding head-tail connector protein, whose amino-acid sequence MTQKQMMTAEYFRQQYDSMKADAATWQKTWKELSRYIAPTRGFFEGDQANDGRKIDHRSLIDSDPMLAVEVLSAGMVSGLTSPSRSWFELRLADAASGTEASARHWLYEVRRRMEEVFSRSNLYHALHSFYQEIAVFGTAAFLLEEDFERVIFCRTFTAGEYVLGTDEKGRVNSFGREFFMTPSQMEKQFGKAQLPLSIRRAAEEKQNSWHKVIHVIVPNPQADDHKSDSLHMPYASVYFTSQGDLLKRGGYYEFPVIAARWEVRNTSDIYGRGPGWKALGDVKMLQKMQKTKLIALDKNTNPPMMVSANVQGEVNLLPGGLTRYSGTTDAAVKPAYQVPVDLQALELSIEKVKKTIKGQFFADVFLMLSNQNFSHMTATEVAERHQEKMLVLGPVLERLKNELLDPLIERTFAIMMRRGVIPLPPQQIEGEEMKVQYVSMIAQAQKQSSMSAIEQGIAYTASLAQGNPEVLDKVNFDAALEEGLDLLGVPPVMLRSQEETQQIRRQRQLQQAAVAAAEQQSTVS is encoded by the coding sequence ATGACTCAAAAACAAATGATGACAGCGGAATATTTCCGCCAGCAGTACGATAGTATGAAAGCCGACGCGGCCACGTGGCAAAAAACATGGAAAGAATTGTCTCGTTATATTGCTCCGACGCGCGGTTTTTTTGAGGGAGATCAAGCTAATGACGGGCGGAAAATTGATCACCGCAGTTTGATTGATTCCGACCCTATGTTGGCGGTAGAAGTGTTAAGCGCCGGCATGGTCTCCGGTTTGACCAGTCCAAGCCGTAGTTGGTTTGAACTGCGCCTAGCCGATGCGGCTAGTGGCACAGAGGCCTCGGCTCGTCATTGGCTGTATGAAGTGCGCCGTCGCATGGAAGAGGTATTTTCGCGTTCTAATTTATATCACGCCTTACATAGTTTTTATCAAGAAATTGCAGTATTTGGTACGGCGGCTTTTCTGCTAGAGGAAGATTTTGAACGAGTGATTTTTTGTCGTACTTTTACGGCAGGAGAATATGTATTGGGTACCGATGAAAAAGGCCGGGTGAATTCTTTTGGAAGAGAATTTTTTATGACGCCTTCTCAGATGGAAAAACAATTCGGCAAAGCCCAGTTGCCTCTTTCTATTCGTCGGGCGGCTGAAGAAAAACAGAACAGCTGGCATAAAGTAATTCATGTTATTGTTCCTAATCCGCAGGCGGATGATCATAAATCAGATTCTTTGCATATGCCCTATGCTTCCGTGTATTTTACTTCGCAAGGGGATTTGCTCAAACGCGGGGGATATTATGAATTCCCGGTGATTGCTGCCCGCTGGGAAGTGCGCAATACATCAGATATTTACGGTCGCGGACCCGGTTGGAAGGCTTTGGGCGATGTTAAAATGTTGCAAAAAATGCAGAAAACAAAACTGATTGCTTTGGATAAAAATACCAATCCGCCCATGATGGTCTCTGCCAATGTACAAGGAGAAGTTAATTTACTGCCCGGCGGCTTGACACGCTATAGCGGTACGACGGATGCGGCGGTAAAACCTGCCTATCAAGTGCCGGTCGATTTACAAGCCTTAGAGCTGAGCATTGAAAAAGTAAAGAAAACGATTAAAGGGCAGTTTTTCGCAGATGTTTTTTTAATGCTGAGTAATCAAAATTTCTCTCATATGACAGCGACGGAAGTGGCAGAGCGGCATCAAGAAAAAATGCTGGTGTTGGGGCCGGTGTTAGAACGCTTGAAAAATGAATTATTAGATCCTTTGATTGAACGTACTTTTGCCATTATGATGCGTCGGGGAGTAATCCCGTTACCGCCGCAACAAATTGAAGGGGAAGAAATGAAAGTGCAATACGTCTCTATGATTGCACAAGCTCAAAAACAAAGCAGCATGAGTGCAATTGAACAAGGTATTGCTTATACGGCTAGTTTGGCACAAGGCAATCCAGAGGTATTAGATAAGGTCAATTTTGATGCCGCGTTAGAAGAAGGATTAGATTTATTGGGAGTGCCTCCGGTGATGTTACGTTCGCAAGAAGAAACCCAACAAATCCGTCGACAACGCCAGCTACAGCAAGCAGCTGTGGCCGCCGCAGAACAGCAATCAACTGTTTCCTGA